One window of the Anopheles cruzii chromosome 2, idAnoCruzAS_RS32_06, whole genome shotgun sequence genome contains the following:
- the LOC128268163 gene encoding alpha-tocopherol transfer protein-like has product MSQNGSELKPLPVPSLEKVPAEYDDEQEEPSGPANLEKTLASIREDPQVREQNLRQMRDWIAKHPHIRRCRTDARFLLRFLRARKHSFLLASQNLERYLAARTIHPSWFHKLDIHDAELSHLAEIGFIYPLLERTAEGCMVVLTDWGLLDPKVYTIDHSNRMHILVSEAYGEDSLVQCTGAIVIFDLQHITLAHHSVLSLSALHQVAKYVNHGLPARCKGLYAVNVPSAAMWIVNGLMGFLNEKLRERVALFRDYDELAEKIDRRLLPKEYGGKTPKAEHMKAFRDQCELYRDRLLSLDEMDIDLDHNESYSRQAMLDDIEGGALGSFRKLELD; this is encoded by the exons ATGTCCCAGAACGGTTCGGAGTTGaagccgctgccggtgccatcGCTGGAGAAAGTTCCAGCGGAGTACGACGATGAGCAGGAGGAGCCGTCGGGACCGGCTAATCTGGAGAAAACACTGGCGAGCATCCGCGAAGACCCACAGGTGAGGGAGCAGAACTTGAGGCAGATGCGCGACTGGATTGCCAAGCATCCGCACATCCGGCGGTGTCGCACCGACGCCCGGTTCCTGTTGCGGTTTCTGCGTGCCAGGAAGCACTCCTTCCTGCTGGCATCGCAGAACCTCGAACGCTACCTGGCGGCCCGGACCATCCATCCAAGCTGGTTCCACAAGCTGGACATCCACGACGCCGAACTGAGCCATCTGGCCGAGATCGGATTCATTTATCCTCTGCTGGAGCGTACGGCCGAAGGGTGCATGGTGGTGCTCACCGACTGGGGGCTGCTGGACCCAAAGGTCTACACGATCGACCACAGCAACCGGATGCACATACTGGTCTCGGAAGCGTATGGCGAAGACTCGCTGGTCCAGTGTACCGGCGCGATAGTGATCTTCGATTTGCAGCACATCACCCTGGCCCACCACAGCGTCTTGTCGCTGAGCGCGTTGCATCAGGTGGCCAAGTACGTCAACCACGGGCTGCCGGCGCGCTGTAAGGGCTTGTACGCCGTCAACGTGCCATCGGCCGCCATGTGGATCGTGAACGGGTTGATGGGatttttgaacgaaaaacTCAGAGAACGCGTAGCG CTGTTCCGCGACTACGACGAGCTGGCAGAAAAGATTGACCGTCGCCTGCTGCCGAAGGAGTACGGTGGGAAGACACCGAAAGCGGAGCACATGAAGGCGTTCCGCGATCAGTGTGAGCTGTACCGGGATCGGTTGCTGTCCCTGGACGAGATGGACATCGATCTGGACCACAACGAGTCGTACTCGAGACAAGCCATGCTCGACGACATCGAAGGTGGCGCATTGGGAAGCTTCCGGAAGCTAGAACTAGATTGA